From one Rhodamnia argentea isolate NSW1041297 chromosome 1, ASM2092103v1, whole genome shotgun sequence genomic stretch:
- the LOC115740178 gene encoding 54S ribosomal protein L24, mitochondrial, whose protein sequence is MAFRGKEMMKKVLKRVGEKNLAPGVKETLEKCIPNSKVVMGRAQRGLFAGRHIRFGNQVSEDGGNKTRRSWKPNVQEKRLFSYILDRHIRVKVTTHALRCIDKAGGIDEYLLKTPYHKMDTEMGLYWKSKIEKLYEELGKMEVVFFSPEDEAKFEQSFKQLKLEERAARREYRRQMYGTSGKEKPAEEGQASDQVTQEESPRNGDGHWHTDDHDQPHEQSVAFS, encoded by the exons atggcgttCAGGGggaaggagatgatgaagaaggtGCTGAAGCGCGTGGGAGAGAAGAACCTCGCGCCCGGTGTCAAAGAAACCCTGGAGAAGTGCATTCCCAATTCGAAAGTCGTCATGGGTCGCGCCCAACGCGGCCTCTTCGCCGGCCGCCACATCCGCTTCGGCAACCAAGTCAGCGAGGACGGCGGCAACAA GACAAGGAGGAGCTGGAAGCCGAATGTGCAGGAGAAGCGTCTGTTCAGCTACATTCTCGACCGCCATATTCGTGTCAAAGTGACGACCCATGCTCTCCGTTGCATCGATAAGGCAGGTGGGATCGATGAGTATCTGCTGAAGACACCTTATCACAAGATGGACACAGAAATGGGTCTGTATTGGAAATCAAAGATTGAGAAGCTTTATGAAGAGCTTGGGAAAATGGAGgtggttttcttttctcccgAGGACGAAGCCAAGTTCGAACAAAGTTTTAAACAACTGAAGCTCGAAGAGAGGGCAGCTCGTAGGGAATACAGAAGGCAGATGTATGGTACATCGGGCAAAGAGAAGCCGGCTGAGGAAGGTCAAGCGAGTGATCAAGTAACTCAAGAGGAGTCGCCAAGGAATGGCGATGGACATTGGCATACGGATGATCACGATCAACCTCACGAGCAGTCGGTTGCTTTCTCTTAA
- the LOC125314428 gene encoding serine/arginine repetitive matrix protein 2-like: MAMDDEEEAEEGNTTVASGCPEPPKLDRISSDVLVSLVRLEQSSTPARRSSSILVRLVYHEQSSTPARRSSSILVHLVRLEQSSTPARRSRPARRSPLVLVHLVRLEQSSTPARRSTPARRSSSVFVHLAQSSTPARVSKNSNRSSPGSGPGSVSGSGPGSVSGPGSSRTKRNRISSFVLVQLKQSSTPDRAGRNSSEV; the protein is encoded by the exons ATGGCCATGGATGACGAAGAAGAGGCCGAAGAAGGAAACACAACAGTCGCCTCCGGCTGTCCCGAGCCGCCAAAGCTCGACAG GATCTCGTCAGATGTCCTCGTCAGTCTGGTCCGTCTCGAGCAGTCATCTACGCCGGCCAGGAGATCTTCATCCATCCTCGTCCGTCTCGTCTATCACGAGCAGTCATCTACGCCAGCCAGGAGATCTTCATCCATCCTCGTCCATCTCGTCCGTCTCGAGCAGTCATCTACGCCAGCCAGGAGATCTAGGCCGGCCAGGAGATCGCCGCTCGTCCTCGTCCATCTCGTCCGTCTCGAGCAGTCATCTACGCCAGCCAGGAGATCTACGCCGGCCAGGAGATCGTCATCCGTCTTCGTCCATCTCGCGCAGTCATCAACGCCAGCCAGGGTCAGCAAGAACTCCAACCGCTCCAGCCCCGGTTCCGGCCCCGGCTCCGTCTCCGGTTCCGGCCCCGGCTCCGTCTCCGGCCCCGGCTCCAGCCGGACCAAGCGCAACAG GATCTCGTCATTCGTCCTCGTCCAGCTCAAGCAGTCATCTACGCCGGACAGGGCCGGCAGAAACTCCAGTGAAGTTTGA